Proteins co-encoded in one Actinomadura luteofluorescens genomic window:
- a CDS encoding AMP-binding protein has protein sequence MLDLATLHEAIAAAIPDRECLVWRERRMTWREVTDRTRRLANVLHDRGLGVHGGGAAREPWESPHDHLALYLHNGPEYLEGLVGAHKARVAPFNVNYRYVDGELAQLFADARPAAVLYHARFAGVIGRVAGRLGTGPLLLQVADDSGADLLPGALDYEDALAKASPEPLPVPPDPDDLHILYTGGTTGLPKGVLWRIGDLMAGPLGMRRRDGAPVTDLGEAVERAVRGDVRVLVGPPLMHGGGTWSALGGWCGGGCVVFPDRVDGLDAADLMATAERERATRMPLVGDAFARPIVAALEARPHDLGSLRTLINSAAGISPGVKARLLELLPHARLVDVLGSSESGFQVTRHGPEARTFRAAAGTAVLSADRSRRLAPGEDELGWLAKGGDAIPLGYLGDPAKTAATFLTVDGERLVVAGDRARLLADGTVEVHGREATTINTGGEKVFAEEVETVLRGLPGVADALVVGRPSERWGTEIVAVVGPSGAPSDEELRAGCAARLARYKIPKAFVRTDRGLRLPNGKADYAAARALLG, from the coding sequence ATGCTCGACCTGGCGACCCTGCACGAGGCCATCGCCGCCGCGATCCCCGACCGCGAGTGCCTGGTGTGGCGCGAGCGCCGGATGACCTGGCGCGAGGTCACCGACCGGACGCGGCGGCTGGCGAACGTCCTGCACGACCGCGGTCTCGGCGTGCACGGCGGCGGCGCGGCCCGCGAGCCGTGGGAGTCGCCCCACGACCATCTCGCGCTCTACCTGCACAACGGGCCCGAGTACCTGGAGGGGCTGGTCGGCGCGCACAAGGCACGGGTCGCGCCGTTCAACGTCAACTACCGGTACGTGGACGGCGAGCTGGCCCAGCTGTTCGCCGACGCCCGGCCGGCCGCCGTCCTCTACCACGCGCGGTTCGCCGGCGTGATCGGCCGGGTGGCCGGCAGGCTCGGCACCGGCCCGCTCCTGCTCCAGGTGGCGGACGACTCGGGCGCGGATCTCCTGCCCGGCGCGCTCGACTACGAGGACGCGCTCGCCAAGGCGTCCCCCGAGCCGCTTCCCGTCCCTCCGGACCCGGACGACCTGCACATCCTTTACACCGGCGGCACGACCGGGCTGCCGAAGGGCGTGCTGTGGCGGATCGGCGACCTGATGGCCGGGCCGCTCGGCATGCGGCGCCGCGACGGCGCGCCCGTCACCGACCTCGGCGAGGCGGTCGAACGGGCCGTCCGCGGCGACGTCCGCGTGCTGGTCGGTCCGCCGCTCATGCACGGCGGGGGCACGTGGTCGGCGCTCGGCGGCTGGTGCGGCGGCGGCTGCGTGGTGTTCCCCGACCGGGTGGACGGCCTGGACGCCGCCGACCTGATGGCCACCGCCGAGCGCGAGCGCGCCACCCGGATGCCGCTGGTCGGGGACGCGTTCGCCCGCCCGATCGTCGCGGCCCTGGAGGCGCGCCCGCACGACCTGGGCTCGCTGCGGACGCTGATCAACTCCGCCGCCGGCATCAGCCCCGGCGTGAAGGCGCGGCTCCTCGAACTCCTCCCGCACGCCCGGCTCGTGGACGTCCTCGGCTCCTCGGAGAGCGGATTCCAGGTCACCCGGCACGGCCCGGAGGCGCGGACGTTCCGCGCGGCGGCGGGCACGGCCGTGCTCAGCGCGGACCGGTCCCGGCGGCTCGCGCCCGGCGAGGACGAGCTCGGCTGGCTGGCCAAGGGCGGCGACGCGATCCCGCTCGGCTACCTCGGCGACCCGGCGAAGACGGCGGCCACGTTCCTCACCGTGGACGGCGAGCGGCTCGTCGTCGCGGGCGACCGGGCCCGGCTCCTCGCCGACGGCACCGTCGAGGTGCACGGGCGCGAGGCCACCACGATCAACACCGGCGGCGAGAAGGTGTTCGCGGAGGAGGTCGAGACCGTCCTGCGCGGCCTGCCCGGCGTCGCCGACGCGCTGGTGGTCGGCCGCCCGAGCGAGCGCTGGGGCACCGAGATCGTCGCGGTGGTCGGCCCGTCCGGCGCCCCGTCCGACGAGGAGCTGCGCGCCGGGTGCGCCGCCCGTCTCGCCCGCTACAAGATCCCGAAGGCGTTCGTCCGCACCGACCGCGGGCTGCGGCTGCCGAACGGCAAGGCCGACTACGCAGCCGCCCGCGCGCTCCTCGGCTGA
- a CDS encoding TIGR03084 family metal-binding protein, with the protein MPDLTLLLADLAAEGDSVDALVAPLAAGRWADPTPAEGWTIAHQIAHLAWTDAQAVVAATDAAAFAGIVEQAMADPGGFVETGAREGAVEEPARLLARWREGRRRMVEALAAVPPGTRLPWFGPPMSAASMATARLMETWAHGEDVADALGERRAPTSRLRHVAHIGVRTRDFAFRNRGLEPPVEEFRVALRGPDGDEWTWGPPDARQSVTGPALDFCQAVTQRRHRADLALAATGPDADRWLDVAQAFAGPPGTGRAPSRA; encoded by the coding sequence ATGCCGGACCTGACGCTCCTGCTCGCCGACCTCGCCGCCGAGGGCGACTCCGTCGACGCCCTGGTCGCACCGCTGGCCGCCGGCCGCTGGGCGGACCCGACCCCGGCCGAGGGCTGGACGATCGCGCACCAGATCGCGCACCTGGCCTGGACGGACGCGCAGGCGGTCGTGGCGGCCACCGACGCCGCCGCGTTCGCGGGGATCGTCGAGCAGGCCATGGCCGACCCCGGCGGCTTCGTCGAGACCGGCGCCCGGGAAGGCGCCGTGGAGGAGCCCGCCCGCCTGCTCGCCCGCTGGCGGGAGGGCCGGCGCCGGATGGTCGAGGCCCTCGCCGCCGTCCCGCCGGGCACGCGCCTGCCCTGGTTCGGCCCGCCGATGAGCGCCGCGTCCATGGCGACCGCGCGGCTCATGGAGACCTGGGCGCACGGCGAGGACGTCGCCGACGCGCTCGGCGAGCGCCGGGCGCCCACGTCCCGCCTCCGGCACGTCGCGCACATCGGCGTCCGCACCCGCGACTTCGCGTTCCGCAACCGGGGCCTGGAGCCACCCGTTGAGGAGTTCCGCGTCGCCCTGCGCGGACCGGACGGCGACGAGTGGACGTGGGGCCCGCCGGACGCCCGCCAGTCGGTCACCGGCCCCGCCCTCGACTTCTGCCAGGCGGTGACCCAGCGCCGCCACCGCGCCGACCTGGCCCTCGCCGCGACCGGCCCCGACGCCGACCGCTGGCTGGACGTCGCGCAGGCCTTCGCGGGCCCGCCCGGGACCGGCCGCGCCCCGTCCCGCGCCTGA
- a CDS encoding universal stress protein gives MTVLIAYDGSDDARAAVEYVARHLRAGPTVIMTVWEPLLTQISWAPLAAAVPVAGRLDEGEQYEEEKQAERLAQQGADIAAKAGLTDVAVRAERGGGPVWAAIVDVAEELNASLVVTGSRGLAGARSVILGSVSTRVLHHAHRPVLVVPPPKEDDDEG, from the coding sequence ATGACAGTTCTCATCGCATACGACGGTTCTGACGACGCGCGGGCGGCGGTCGAGTACGTCGCGCGGCACCTGCGCGCCGGACCGACCGTGATCATGACGGTGTGGGAGCCGCTGCTCACCCAGATCTCCTGGGCGCCCCTGGCCGCCGCGGTGCCGGTGGCGGGCAGGCTCGACGAGGGCGAGCAGTACGAGGAGGAGAAGCAGGCCGAACGGCTCGCCCAGCAGGGCGCCGACATCGCCGCCAAGGCGGGGCTGACCGACGTGGCGGTCCGCGCCGAGCGCGGCGGCGGGCCGGTGTGGGCCGCGATCGTGGACGTCGCGGAGGAGTTGAACGCCTCCCTCGTCGTCACCGGCTCGCGCGGTCTGGCGGGGGCCCGGTCGGTGATCCTGGGCAGCGTGTCCACCCGCGTGCTGCACCACGCCCACCGCCCGGTCCTGGTGGTGCCTCCGCCGAAGGAGGACGACGACGAGGGCTGA
- a CDS encoding O-acetyl-ADP-ribose deacetylase, with amino-acid sequence MKITLVQGDITEQTVGAVVNAANSSLLGGGGVDGAIHRRGGPEILEECRKLRSSHYGGGLPTGQAVATTAGLLPAGWVIHTVGPVYSSSEDRSHQLASCYRESLRIADELGVDSIAFPAVSAGIYGWPMDDAARIAVGTVQGTPTQVMDARFVLFTEAAYDAFERAVGAL; translated from the coding sequence ATGAAGATCACTCTTGTCCAGGGCGACATCACCGAGCAGACGGTCGGCGCGGTCGTGAACGCGGCGAACTCGTCGCTGCTGGGCGGTGGCGGGGTGGACGGCGCGATCCACCGCAGGGGCGGCCCGGAGATCCTGGAGGAGTGCCGCAAGCTCCGCTCCTCGCATTACGGCGGCGGCCTGCCGACCGGCCAGGCGGTGGCGACGACGGCCGGGCTGCTGCCCGCCGGATGGGTGATCCACACCGTCGGCCCCGTGTACTCCTCCTCCGAGGACCGCTCCCACCAGCTCGCCTCCTGCTACCGCGAGTCCCTTCGCATCGCCGACGAGCTGGGCGTCGACTCGATCGCCTTCCCCGCCGTGTCGGCCGGCATCTACGGCTGGCCCATGGACGACGCCGCCCGCATCGCGGTCGGCACCGTCCAGGGCACCCCGACCCAGGTGATGGACGCCCGCTTCGTCCTTTTCACCGAGGCCGCCTACGACGCCTTCGAGCGCGCCGTGGGAGCGCTCTAG
- a CDS encoding NAD-dependent epimerase/dehydratase family protein: protein MKILLAGATGVVGRRLIPLLVRAGHEVAGTTRRPERTGMIRDLGAAPVLLDVLDAAAVRDVMAAERPDAVVHQLTDLSAEDFEANSRLRIVGTRNLVDAAKGAGVRTMVAQSIA from the coding sequence TTGAAGATTCTCCTCGCCGGAGCGACCGGAGTAGTCGGCCGCCGGCTGATCCCGCTGCTCGTCCGGGCGGGCCACGAGGTCGCGGGGACGACGCGCCGACCCGAACGCACCGGCATGATCCGCGACCTCGGCGCCGCGCCGGTCCTGCTGGACGTGCTCGACGCCGCCGCGGTGCGCGACGTCATGGCCGCCGAGCGCCCCGACGCGGTGGTCCACCAGCTCACCGATCTCAGCGCCGAGGACTTCGAGGCCAACTCGCGCCTGCGGATCGTGGGCACCCGCAACCTGGTCGACGCGGCGAAGGGCGCGGGCGTGCGGACCATGGTCGCGCAGAGCATCGCCTAG
- a CDS encoding dioxygenase family protein, whose amino-acid sequence MTRMPVLYLSHGAPPLADDARWTAELARWSAELPKPEAILMVSAHWEEAPLSIGATRPVPLVYDFWGFPEHYYTVRYDAPGAPALADDVRGLIPGVHQDEERGLDHGAYVPLVEMYPDADVPVLQMSMPTLEPERLFEVGRSLAPLRDKGVLIVGSGFTTHNLREMRPDPDAAPPAWSAEFDEWTDRAVRGGDVDALLDFRAKAPAARIAHPRTEHFAPLFVALGADADAASRRRSVIDGYWLGLAKRSFQFG is encoded by the coding sequence ATGACCAGGATGCCGGTGCTCTACCTCAGCCACGGCGCGCCGCCGCTGGCCGACGACGCCCGGTGGACCGCCGAGCTGGCCCGCTGGTCGGCGGAGCTGCCGAAGCCGGAGGCGATCCTCATGGTGTCGGCGCACTGGGAGGAGGCGCCGCTGAGCATCGGCGCCACCCGGCCGGTGCCGCTCGTCTACGACTTCTGGGGCTTCCCCGAGCACTACTACACCGTCAGGTACGACGCCCCCGGCGCGCCCGCCCTCGCCGACGACGTGCGCGGGCTCATCCCCGGCGTCCACCAGGACGAGGAGCGCGGTCTGGACCACGGCGCGTACGTCCCGCTCGTGGAGATGTATCCGGACGCCGACGTCCCCGTCCTGCAGATGTCGATGCCCACCCTGGAGCCCGAGCGCCTCTTCGAGGTCGGGCGGAGCCTCGCGCCGCTGCGCGACAAGGGCGTCCTCATCGTCGGGAGCGGCTTCACCACGCACAACCTGCGCGAGATGCGCCCGGACCCGGACGCGGCGCCGCCCGCGTGGTCGGCGGAGTTCGACGAGTGGACGGACCGGGCCGTGCGGGGCGGAGACGTCGACGCCCTGCTCGACTTCCGCGCCAAGGCCCCGGCCGCGCGCATCGCGCACCCGCGCACGGAGCACTTCGCGCCGCTGTTCGTGGCGCTCGGCGCCGACGCCGACGCCGCCTCGCGACGGCGCTCGGTCATCGACGGCTACTGGCTCGGACTGGCCAAGCGCTCGTTCCAGTTCGGCTGA
- a CDS encoding MarR family winged helix-turn-helix transcriptional regulator, translating to MAETMTGDTTGETTTVPRWLDDDEQETWRAFLWTSRLLGEALDRQLQRDSGLPHTYYMILAMLSEAPGRALTMTELAEIVHSSPSRLSHAVNRLEEAGWVSRCKPAADRRTTIARLTDEGFAVLAEAAPGHVAEVRRHLFDPLTREQMLEFREILHALLGSLDPDREAPCAREG from the coding sequence ATGGCCGAGACGATGACCGGCGACACCACCGGCGAGACGACGACCGTGCCGCGCTGGCTCGACGACGACGAGCAGGAGACCTGGCGCGCCTTCCTGTGGACGTCCCGGCTGCTCGGCGAGGCCCTCGACCGGCAGCTCCAGCGCGACTCGGGCCTGCCGCACACCTACTACATGATCCTGGCGATGCTGTCGGAGGCGCCCGGCCGCGCGCTGACGATGACCGAGCTCGCCGAGATCGTCCACTCGTCCCCGAGCCGCCTGTCGCACGCCGTGAACCGGCTGGAGGAGGCCGGCTGGGTGAGCAGGTGCAAGCCCGCCGCCGACCGGCGCACCACGATCGCCCGGCTGACCGACGAGGGCTTCGCCGTCCTCGCCGAGGCGGCGCCGGGGCACGTCGCCGAGGTCAGGCGGCACCTGTTCGACCCGCTGACCCGCGAGCAGATGCTGGAGTTCCGCGAGATCCTGCACGCGCTGCTGGGCTCGCTCGACCCCGACCGCGAGGCGCCGTGCGCCCGCGAGGGCTAG
- a CDS encoding winged helix DNA-binding domain-containing protein: MTTELGRRALNRALLARQLLLERRAMPALEAIEHLVGLQAQAPNPPHIGLWTRLADYALDEAGELIADRRALRMVLMRGTLHLVSARDARALRPITQVILDNYLKARAAELEHLDLAALVAWARALLEEEPRSDKDLRALLAERWPDEDPALLAWAVRCRLPLVQVPPRGIWGSSGIARHTTLENWLGPAVPDPSLDDVVRRYLGAFGPASVQDVQQWAGLTRLGEVVERLRPELVAFRDENGRTLYDLPDAPRPGPDAEAPVRFVPDFDNLLLSHADRARIISEEHRKRVFTVNGIIRATFLVDGFVHGMWKIEKGRGEATLRIEPFAPVPGPERAALEEEGMRLLASAHPKAKSHGVEFG; the protein is encoded by the coding sequence ATGACGACTGAGCTGGGACGACGGGCGCTCAACCGGGCGCTGCTGGCCCGCCAGCTCCTGCTGGAGCGGCGCGCCATGCCCGCGCTGGAGGCGATCGAGCATCTGGTCGGCCTCCAGGCGCAGGCCCCGAACCCGCCCCACATCGGGCTGTGGACCAGGCTCGCCGACTACGCGCTCGACGAGGCCGGGGAGCTGATCGCCGACCGCCGGGCGCTGCGGATGGTGCTGATGCGCGGAACGCTGCACCTGGTCAGCGCCCGCGACGCCCGCGCGCTGCGGCCGATCACCCAGGTGATCCTCGACAACTACCTGAAGGCGCGGGCGGCCGAGCTGGAGCACCTCGACCTCGCGGCCCTCGTCGCGTGGGCGCGGGCCCTCCTGGAGGAGGAGCCGCGGTCCGACAAGGACCTGCGCGCGCTGCTGGCCGAACGGTGGCCGGACGAGGACCCGGCGCTACTGGCCTGGGCCGTCCGCTGCCGGCTGCCGCTCGTGCAGGTCCCGCCGCGCGGGATCTGGGGGTCCTCGGGGATCGCCCGGCACACGACGCTGGAGAACTGGCTCGGGCCCGCGGTGCCCGACCCGTCCCTGGACGACGTCGTGCGGCGCTACCTGGGCGCGTTCGGGCCCGCGAGCGTCCAGGACGTCCAGCAGTGGGCCGGCCTCACGCGGCTCGGCGAGGTCGTCGAGCGGCTCAGGCCCGAGCTGGTCGCCTTCCGCGACGAGAACGGCCGGACCCTGTACGACCTCCCGGACGCGCCGCGGCCCGGCCCGGACGCGGAGGCGCCGGTCCGGTTCGTCCCCGACTTCGACAACCTGCTGCTGTCCCACGCCGACCGGGCGCGGATCATCTCCGAGGAGCACCGCAAGCGCGTCTTCACCGTCAACGGCATCATCCGCGCGACGTTCCTCGTGGACGGCTTCGTCCACGGCATGTGGAAGATCGAGAAGGGCCGTGGCGAGGCGACGCTGCGGATCGAGCCGTTCGCCCCCGTCCCGGGGCCGGAGCGCGCCGCGCTGGAGGAGGAGGGCATGCGCCTGCTCGCCTCAGCCCACCCCAAGGCGAAGTCGCACGGCGTGGAGTTCGGCTAG
- a CDS encoding TetR/AcrR family transcriptional regulator: METARAPMSGRKAQAARNDELIREAARAVFTADPGAPISAVAEHAGVGISALYRRYKSKEDLLQKLADEGMDRYLAEVEAALDDDGDAWEAFTAFMRRCLDIGAGSLTMRLAGGFEVTEAMSRKGREIHVATQRLLERTREAGALRPEIEVGDVSVILEYLHGIRIGDDERMNRLRHRYLALILDAMNLADRHELPGPPPSWQELVTRYDD, encoded by the coding sequence ATGGAGACGGCACGAGCGCCCATGAGCGGGCGGAAAGCGCAGGCCGCGCGCAACGACGAGCTCATCAGGGAGGCGGCGCGGGCGGTGTTCACCGCCGACCCCGGCGCGCCGATCTCGGCGGTGGCCGAGCACGCCGGGGTCGGGATCAGCGCGCTGTACCGCCGCTACAAGAGCAAGGAGGACCTGCTCCAGAAGCTCGCCGACGAGGGCATGGACCGCTACCTCGCCGAGGTGGAGGCGGCCCTGGACGACGACGGCGACGCGTGGGAGGCCTTCACCGCGTTCATGCGCCGCTGCCTGGACATCGGCGCGGGCTCGCTCACCATGCGGCTCGCGGGCGGCTTCGAGGTCACCGAGGCGATGAGCCGCAAGGGCCGCGAGATCCACGTCGCGACGCAGCGGCTGCTGGAGCGCACCCGGGAGGCGGGCGCGCTGCGTCCCGAGATCGAGGTCGGCGACGTCTCGGTGATCCTGGAGTACCTGCACGGCATCCGGATCGGCGACGATGAGCGGATGAACCGGCTCCGGCACCGCTACCTGGCGCTGATCCTGGACGCCATGAACCTCGCGGATCGGCACGAGCTGCCGGGTCCGCCGCCGAGCTGGCAGGAGCTGGTCACGCGCTATGACGACTGA
- a CDS encoding class I SAM-dependent methyltransferase: MTEIVNTHQAEAWNGYEGEHWADNHDRYDAMNGGFNDALLEAAAIGPRDRVLDIGCGNGQITRLAARRASLGAATGVDLSRPMLARARSLAAEEGVANVAFERGDAQVHPFPEGGFDVAVSRFGIMFFTDPVAAFGNVRRALRDGGRLAFLCMTPLAESEMGAIMAALPPLDRAPVGHDGGPLSLADTGRVREILGAAGFHGVSSRRVEAEQIWGRDAREAGEFFAGWGPIHYNYGAGDEVRDTLVEAMRPFERDGAVRLRGTAWLVTARR; this comes from the coding sequence ATGACGGAGATCGTCAACACCCACCAGGCGGAGGCGTGGAACGGGTACGAGGGCGAGCACTGGGCCGACAACCACGACCGGTACGACGCCATGAACGGCGGGTTCAACGACGCCCTGCTGGAGGCGGCGGCGATCGGGCCGCGCGACCGCGTCCTCGACATCGGCTGCGGCAACGGGCAGATCACCCGGCTCGCGGCGCGGCGGGCGTCCCTCGGCGCCGCGACCGGCGTCGACCTGTCCCGGCCGATGCTCGCCCGCGCCCGCTCCCTCGCCGCGGAGGAGGGCGTCGCGAACGTGGCCTTCGAGCGGGGCGACGCGCAGGTGCACCCGTTCCCCGAGGGCGGCTTCGACGTCGCCGTCAGCCGGTTCGGGATCATGTTCTTCACCGACCCGGTCGCCGCGTTCGGCAACGTCCGGCGGGCCCTGCGCGACGGCGGCCGGCTGGCGTTCCTGTGCATGACGCCGCTCGCCGAGAGCGAGATGGGAGCGATCATGGCCGCGCTCCCGCCCCTCGATCGGGCCCCGGTCGGGCACGACGGCGGGCCGCTGTCGCTCGCGGACACCGGCCGCGTCCGGGAGATCCTCGGGGCCGCCGGGTTCCACGGCGTGTCCAGCCGCAGGGTCGAGGCCGAGCAGATCTGGGGACGTGACGCCCGCGAGGCCGGCGAGTTCTTCGCCGGATGGGGCCCCATCCACTACAACTACGGCGCGGGCGACGAGGTGCGCGACACGCTGGTCGAGGCGATGCGCCCCTTCGAGCGCGACGGCGCCGTCCGCCTGCGCGGCACCGCGTGGCTGGTCACGGCGCGGCGATGA
- a CDS encoding saccharopine dehydrogenase NADP-binding domain-containing protein: MRRVVVLGGYGAVGREVVAGLLGHVPEVVAAGRDLAKARTVAGALPLRFDLRSDDPGRLAADAVVMCAETGNARVAEACLARGVHYVDVSASHAVLAGIEKLDGLAAGRNAAAVLSVGLAPGVTNLLAREAGGGDVEIGVLIGAGDRHGPSAVDWTLDSLAGLGESWRMRFPAPYGVRTVHRFPFSDQYTLPGRVRTGLCLDSRAMTALLPRLVPFRDLAPLRAAFRRVHIGGDGFAVAVASGGTVRSFAGRRQSRATGLAAAMVVRGLDGTPPGVHHIEDAVGPDFLPGLAAHGFELAHYDAG; encoded by the coding sequence ATGAGGAGGGTCGTGGTCCTCGGCGGCTACGGCGCGGTCGGCCGGGAGGTCGTCGCGGGGCTGCTCGGGCACGTCCCCGAGGTGGTGGCCGCCGGGCGCGACCTCGCCAAGGCCCGCACCGTGGCGGGCGCGCTCCCGCTGCGGTTCGACCTGCGGAGCGACGACCCGGGGCGGCTCGCAGCCGACGCCGTCGTCATGTGCGCGGAGACGGGCAACGCGCGGGTCGCCGAGGCGTGCCTCGCCCGGGGCGTCCACTACGTCGACGTGTCCGCGTCGCATGCGGTGCTCGCCGGGATCGAGAAGCTGGACGGGCTCGCCGCCGGGCGGAACGCCGCCGCGGTGCTGAGCGTGGGGCTCGCTCCCGGCGTCACGAACCTGCTGGCCCGCGAGGCCGGCGGCGGGGACGTCGAGATCGGCGTCCTGATCGGCGCCGGTGACCGGCACGGGCCGTCCGCCGTGGACTGGACGCTCGACTCCCTCGCCGGCCTCGGGGAGTCGTGGCGGATGCGGTTCCCCGCGCCCTACGGCGTCCGGACCGTGCACCGCTTCCCGTTCTCCGACCAGTACACCCTCCCCGGACGCGTCCGCACGGGGCTCTGCCTCGACTCGCGCGCCATGACCGCGCTCCTCCCCCGCCTCGTCCCGTTCCGCGACCTGGCCCCGCTGCGGGCCGCGTTCCGCCGCGTCCACATCGGCGGCGACGGGTTCGCGGTGGCGGTCGCGTCCGGCGGGACGGTGCGCTCGTTCGCGGGACGGCGGCAGAGCCGCGCGACGGGCCTGGCCGCCGCGATGGTCGTCCGGGGCCTGGACGGCACGCCGCCCGGCGTCCACCACATCGAGGACGCCGTCGGGCCGGACTTCCTGCCCGGACTCGCCGCGCACGGGTTCGAGCTCGCTCATTACGATGCGGGGTGA
- a CDS encoding TetR/AcrR family transcriptional regulator, with protein sequence MSPRRAAALGAGDRTLRDHLIATAERMIAERGTAGLTVRAIAREAGVADGVLYNHFADKEELLAHALWAHAESVMRPLGPLPEPGDGTVEENLRAYVAYGLALHHGLLPALTGLVGRPAVLARFAALSDGGGTWNERLASYLRGERDLGRLAPDARVEAAASMIVGACHEPVLSLLFQGQGLAHRVPPEAVDDLVAAVLNGLAPR encoded by the coding sequence ATGTCACCTAGAAGAGCGGCGGCGCTGGGCGCCGGCGACCGGACCCTGCGCGACCACCTGATCGCCACGGCCGAGCGAATGATCGCCGAGCGCGGGACGGCGGGCCTGACCGTCCGGGCGATCGCGCGGGAGGCGGGCGTCGCCGACGGCGTCCTCTACAACCACTTCGCCGACAAGGAGGAGCTGCTCGCGCACGCGCTGTGGGCGCACGCCGAGTCGGTCATGCGCCCCCTCGGCCCTCTGCCCGAGCCCGGCGACGGCACGGTCGAGGAGAACCTGCGCGCGTACGTGGCGTACGGCCTGGCCCTGCACCACGGGCTGCTGCCCGCGCTGACCGGGCTGGTCGGGCGCCCGGCCGTCCTCGCCCGGTTCGCCGCGCTGAGCGACGGTGGCGGCACCTGGAACGAGCGGCTCGCCTCCTACCTGCGCGGCGAGCGCGACCTCGGCCGCCTCGCCCCGGACGCCCGGGTCGAGGCGGCCGCCTCGATGATCGTCGGCGCCTGCCACGAGCCGGTGCTGTCGCTGCTGTTCCAGGGCCAGGGCCTCGCGCACCGCGTGCCGCCGGAGGCCGTGGACGACCTCGTCGCGGCCGTCCTCAACGGCCTCGCCCCGCGCTGA